One Arachis hypogaea cultivar Tifrunner chromosome 18, arahy.Tifrunner.gnm2.J5K5, whole genome shotgun sequence genomic window, attataaaaaaaattataatgtaactaataaaaatatttgatatttttatttatacatatttaattatatttaaattaataattatgaataataaaaaatataattaatttaaatataagtgagtataaaattaaaataatatctaaaaaattattgtatgtttttactatataattaataattaacattTAAAATACCAGAGAATAATATAGTTTAGTCGCAAAGAGAGCATTTGGGCATAGAGAAGCCCCAAGTTCAAATCATTTCTTCATCAAAATATAACTCAAAATATAGTTTAGAATTTACaactatgatatatatatatataataataataaaaaatataattaatttaaatataagtgagtataaaattaaaataatatctaaaaaattattgtatgtttttactatataattaataattaacattTAAAATACCAGAGAATAATATAGTTTAGTCGCAAGAATAAATACTTGTTTCTCTAAGAGTTCTTTGCTTGTATTTATTCTTCCTAAAATATTATAGTCATTTATAAATCTATTTCATTCTTCTTAAATTTTATGTAGTTCCTTCGTacataaattcatttttcttaaACTTTATGTAGTTCCTTTCTTCCTGACAAGTATACaaagaacaaataaattttatgaaataaaataaattaatataaataaaataataatattttaacttAATATAATTGAACATACCGTACATAAGTCTCGCCATACTTCTTTCCAAATATTTACTTTATTAGATGCAATGTCCCATGTAATTCTTGTTCGAGCTAGCAAAGTTGAAAACTCACCATATTCAATGCTCAATTAATTATACTTTTTCTTTAGCCTAACTACACCATAATGTTCCCCAACAATTATAGCCAGTTCTTGCAAATGTTGAACATTACAGCTGTTCATTCTTTTCGCTCATATAATATGCCGATAAAAATCTTTGTATTTTCATTGGACTATTGTTTGCTATCTTCAGTTTCAAATTTTCCATCTTATGCTAATAAATATCAACTACTaataaatatcatttttattCCCAATGTAtgggataaattttaaaattatccttaacattttaaaattgactcaatattaTCCTTAACATTTCAAAATTACATGTAATTATTAACCATAAGAGTAGCAGTAAAACAAAATTTAGACTCTTAACAAAAATCAGCAGAATGCTAAAAAAATTCTAGAGAAACCAAAATTTCCAAAATGTTATTTCGTAGacagattaatttaaaaaaaatactaaaagaaaAGTGACATGAGGCAATAATAGGCTTcgaagtgagtcaagttgagcCGAACTAGACCAAACTCAAGTTAGGCTCACAAAAATTAAGCTTGATTCACGGCTCGACTCATTAATAATCAAGCCTATTTTATAAGCTCAAGATCAACTCAACGAAAGCTCACAAGCtcaaataataagaacataatttataattctatatcaataaactataacttatatatattaatattaatattaatttataatccATGGACGATTAGTGCGGCAACAGTCTCGGATTAAGGCTGCAATAGTAGATTTCTATAAGGAGTTGTACCATCAGGAGCCATCACCAAATATAGGATTTCGGGAAGGTCTGGTACGACAAATAACTGAGGAGGAGGCAACAGAGCTGGAGTTGATGCCGAGTGCCGAAGAAATAAAGTCTGCAGTGTGGGATTGTGAGTCAGCAAAAGCACCAGGGAGTGATGGGTATAACATGAATTTTATAAAGAAATGCTGGGAAGAAGTTGGGCGGGAATTCACGGAAGCAGTGATGGGGTTCTTCCAATCAGCTGTGTTACCTACAGGGTCGAATGTCACGTGGGTGGCGCTGGCACCGAAATTTGTTGGAGCTACAAAGATTAAAGACCTTCGACCGATTAGTATGGTGGGTTGTGTCTATAAGATCATATCTAAGGTGTTGGTTCGGAGGATGCGGAAAGTGATGCCAGCTCTAGTGGGCGAGACTCAGAGTGCATTTGTGCAAGGCAGGAAAATTCACGATGGGGCTTTGATAGCTTGTGAAAAGTGCACTGGCTAAAGGCACGAAAACGGAGATCAGCGATAATTAAACTGGATTTTCAAAAGGCTTACGATAGGGTCAAATGGAGCTTTGTGGATATAGTGCTGCAgaagatgggctttggagatCGGTGGCGGGGGTGGATTAAGGAGTGTGTATGTTCTGCATCTATGTCAGTTCTTATAAATGGATCTCCCGCTAAGCCGTTCAAAATGGAAAGGGGTCTACGACAGGGAGATCCTTTATCTCCAATTCTGTTTGTCCTGGTTGTCGATGTGCTTCATAGAATGATCGGGGAGGCGGTGAGGAATGGGCGCATATCGCCGCTGTTGGTTGGTAGAGATAACATCGAGTTGTCGCACTTAGAGTTTGTGGATGATACTATACTTTTTTGCCCTCCAGAGGAAGAGACCATAAGGAATTACAAGCGCCTATTGCATTGCTTTGAGCTGATGTCTGGCttgaatattaattttgaaaagtccAATTTCATTCCGATTAATTGTGAACAGCAGTGGACGAGTAAGATGTGTCTCTTACTGGGATGTAAGGAGCAAGTACTCCCTGTCCGGTACCTTGGGATCTCTTTGGGAGCAAATCTGAGGCTAGTTAAGACGTGGAAACCAGTGCTTGATAAGGTGGAAGCAAAGCTGAGTCTGTGGCAAGCAAAGAGCCTAAATAAAGCGGGTAAGCTGGTACTCATTAAATCTGTCCTTAATAGTTTGCCTATATACTACCTCAGTttgtataagatgccaaaggcAGTAGCGAAGAAGTTGATCTCCTTACAAAGACGGTTCTTATGGAGTAAAGAGGATGGGCGGGTTGGGCTGCCGCTAGTGAGATGGGAGGTAGTGATGGCCCTTAAAAAGGCGAGTGGATTGGGAGTAGGCGATGCAGTGGTTCGGAATACAGCTCTtctgtttaaatggtggtggcggTTTTTGAAAGAGGATTGCCCCTTATGGAAAAAAGTAGTGTGTTCTTGTAATAACTTGAATCCTTCTGAGATGCTACGGGGTCAACCTGTTCCCCTGAGAGGGGGCCCGTGGAAGGATATTTGTCAGTTTCAAATAAGAGAGCCACAAGTCAGGGAAAAGATGATTAGTGGCTTGTCAATGGAAGCAGAAAACGGGCAGAACAATCCGGTTTTGGGAGGATGTTTGGGTAACTGGTGGTGTCTTGAAGGAACTGTTTCCAAGACTTTTCTCGGTCTCAAACCTTAAAGGATCTGTTATAGGggactgtgggttttgggatgggctaGAGTGGATATGGAGCTTCCAGTGGAGACGGGAGTTGTTTCAATGGGAGTTAGAACTTTTGAACCAACTTCATGTCATCCTACGCTTAGTTACGCTAACAACTAAGAGAGATGATCGGGTGGTTTGGAAATTTGATAGAAGTAGTGTTTTTTctactaactcctttgtgcaggtGATGCAGGACGCAGTACTCTCGGAGGAAATAACAAGCTATAGTTTCACAAGTGCTATCTGGAGGGGTTTCATCCCGCCAAGGGTTGAATTATTTTCTTGGTTTGTTTTGATTGAGAGGGTGAATACTAAAGACAGATTGTGCAGATTAGGTGTCATAGACCAGCTTGAtaatatgtgtgctttgtgctgCAAGTCTGTGGAGTCTGCTTTTCATCTCTTTCTTGGTTGTGAGCTCACTTGGCAGGTGTGGAGTGCTTGGCTGTTCGCTCTGGGAAGAGAATGGTCCATTCCAGGTACACTGAAGCAACACTTTGAGAGCTGGACGAATGCTTCACAAAGAAAGTATGAGAGGAAGCGGTGGTTGATTGGTTTCTTTGCTGTAATTTGGGCAATTTGGCTTGAGAGGAATGATAGGGTGTTCCGTAATCAAGACTCAGGTGTGGTGGAAATCATTAACAGGTCCTTTATGCTATCTGACGAATGGATTAGTGGTACTACTCTTGGTTGTTGATAGCAATGCCGAAGATGACTAGGGGTTATTTACCATGTTGGGTTGTTAGTGATGTTTTTAATTTAGTTGTACTTATGTTTATTCCTGTTTGCTCCACCGGTGGTGTAGAgccttttcattcaaaaaaaattaattaaaaaaaattttgtatattgtctatttatcaattataaattttttgtttatgtcctacatcaaaattatatatttaaaattactataaaattttaaataattaatatatatatatatatatatatatatatattaaattattaatacgcatattctatatgcatttaatctatacttttaatattatatatataattgagtcATCTCACGAGTTAATGAGCTAAACTTATCCAAGTTCAAGCTCGAGTATAGGTATGTGCATGGCCCGGCCCGGCCCCAAACATTTTAGGggctatttttgtttgatttcacTGGGTCTAGgaccgggtaagggtctcaaaaatagacccggtcattatttcgggtcgggtccgggtcatggctcgggtcacccgaagttgGCCTGGTGGcctggtcatcatacacaattaatattttgtgttattagtgatggatgatggctatttttatgtggaatttaagtattgtaaaccttaatattttgtgttattagttattataagactataagttaatattttatgtttaaaatccataagattttagactaatgcataatattgtgttatttgtattgatttaaatatttggtgttattagacaatattagtattgattatggttatactttaattttagagaagagttggttcttgttatatttttctaagtgaattttacaatgtcaaataatggttggagtcttggaaatttggatattttcatatgctagcttataagaaggtatcaaagTAATGTAATGTtgacggcccggttttcacccggtttttactCGGTATAATCGTGGCTCGAAAgcgtataggtttcatcgggtctagggccgggttcgggtctaataaataggctcggtatatatttcggaccgggtctgggtcacatcaaacccggtttcacccgacccatgcacaTCCCTACTCgagtcatttaatttatgagctcaatttcaaGCTCAAATTCGGCTCACCAGCGCACaagtagggatgtcaatgggacGAGGCGGGGGCgtgggatgcctccctgctccccgtcCTCGCTCCCAGAATTGATCCCCATCCCCGCCCCGATCCCCGCCATGGGGGGATAATCGTCCCCATCCTCATTTTCCACGTTCCCCGTGTTCTCCGCGGGGTTCCATTCCCCATCTCTCTATGTTGAacatttatatgaaaattatagtaaagaattaaaaacaaaacaaaaaacaaactacaaaacattattacaaacatatcttatccaagATTATAAGTTCAGAAATACAACATAGCAAATCATAGTCCATAAGGGGGTAAGCACTGAGAAGGAAGAGTGGCCGGTAGCGACTGACGAGGGGGTATGCTGCTATGGCTGTGACTGTGGACACAACTATGGGGATTAGGAGTTTTGAACTTTTCTGGAAAGTTGGGGTTTAGAAACGGCGCTAAGTGGAATAGTAGGAGAGAATGGAAGACATTCAATaaggtagggttagggttttcaATAAGCAAAATTACGAAAAAGTccctatattagaaataaattaaggATATTTAAATAAACTCAAGAATTCGGAAAATTATTGGAGAcggggcggggatccccgcttGGATCCCCGCTTGGGTCCCTGCGCTTGTCTCGGGGGGGTTTTAGTCTCCATCCCCATCCTCACGGGAAAAATTCCTCGCCTTCGGGTCCCCATTCGAGGCAGTCCCCGCAGGGAACCCCGTGCTTCGGGAAATTTTGACACCCATACTCACAAGTTCAGCTTATCGAACTATTAATGAGTCGAGTTCAAACCGGCTTATGAGTtaacttgactcacttccaacCCTATACAGTATGAAAGAGAGCAAcgaccaatttaaaaaaaaaaagcattttcATTAAAATCAAactaacatatttttatttttattttttattttgaatgaaaataaaaactgaaaatgCTCCAATGAAGCACATCCAATTTccgatttatttttcctccatgAACATGcgtatttaatattcattatttcttgtttgTTAGTCGTGGCATTGACTTCCAAGTCCATTGAAACTGCTATTGATATCTGTTTGGCAAAGATCAATAATGTTATGTATTACGTCTAATTTCATATCCACACTTAGCTCATCATCCACAACACAGAACAGACAACGCAACTCAACAACTGCTTCTGCTGCTTCCTTTTTGATAATATCTAAGGTATGGTAGTTTCTCTAATTATTAACTATTGTGCGTgcgttttattttgttttctttctttttattttatttttttaataattcaattgaATCATTGATGTGCGTTTCCTTTGTATAGAGTTATATATGGTTGAACTTCGTAATTTGATGACGAAGCATGGAATGATTGAAATCAAACCTAGTTCCTTTCTTGACATCAGTTAGatactttcattattattattattccaaggatatggaaggaaaaagaaaagacatCTCATTGAATTTAGTTGTGTtgtaatttgaaattttaataattcaaataaacaataaattacaATGTTgagttcttaattttttattatttcttcattCACTAAAACATCGTATTCATTATAATGTTAGAACACTGTCAatatattagaatttatttactAAAACAAGTCAGACTTCTGgtcattttcaaaattatgtttgaaTAATATAGGATGGATGCGTTTGCTGGAAAGATCATTGAAGGGATTGCTTCTCTGGCGGTTGAAGAGTTCAGATTCATATGGAATCTCAAAGCTGATCAAGAAAGAATAAAGAGGATCACCACTTCAATAAAAGCTGTTATCTTGGATGCAGAAGCAAAAGCTACTAACAATCAAATTAGTAATTGGTTGGAGGAGCTGAAAGACGTACTATATGATGCAGATGACTTACTGGATGATTTCTCCACCGAGGCTTTAAGAAGCAAGACGATAAAAGAGGTGAAAACTCTCTTCTCTTGGAAAAACAAAATGGCCTATGCTCATAAAATGGGCCGTAAAATGAAAGGAATCCGGAAGAGGCTAGATGATATTGCAAATGATAGGCACGTGCTGCAACTGAGAGATTGTTCGATTGAGCCTCCAGTTTCATACAGAGGACGAAGGCAAACATACTCTTTTGTGGGTGAAGATGAAGTCTTTGGGAGACAGAAGGAAAAATTGCTTATTAAAAGTTATCTACTGGGGAACAATTCTGTGACAAGTAACCTTTCAGTGATTCCCATTGTTGGGATTGGAGGATTAGGGAAAACAACTCTTGCTCAGCTAGTGTGTAATGATAAGGCCGTTCGGAACTATTTTAAGCTAATAATGTGGGTGTGTGTATCTGATGAATTTGACATAAGGCAAATAGCTCAAAAAATGATCGGACACAATAATAAGGATTGTGAGGTTGAGGAAGTCCAACAAGAACTtaggaaaaaaattgaaaggaagAAGTATCTGCTTGTGTTGGATGATGTGTGGAGTGAGGATCGCGAGTTGTGGCTCCAACTGAATAGCTTACTGATGGAGGGAGCAAAAGGGAGTATGGTAATAGTGACAACACGCAGTCAAAAAGTGGCAAAGATCATGGGCACAGAGCCACCCCTTTTCTTGAAGGGTATGGATGTAGAAACATCTTGGAAATTGTTCTGTCGGGTTGCTTTTGATCGGGAGAAAGAACCAAATGATTTGGAGCTGGTAGCAATTGGAAGGGACATTGTTAAAAAGTGTTCTGGGGTTCCACTTGCCATAAGGACTATTGGCAGCCTCTTGTATTCGCGAAACTTGGGCCGCAGTGATTGGATATATTTCAGGGATgttgagttttcaaaaattgatccaCAGAAGGATGAAATCTTTGCAATTCTCAAACTGAGTTATGATCATCTTCCCTCCCCTTTGAAGAATTGTTTTTCCTATTGTTCATTATTTCCCAAAGGTTTCATGTTTGAAAAGAATACCCTCATCCAGTTATGGGTCGCGGAAGGGTTCATTCGAACA contains:
- the LOC112772871 gene encoding putative disease resistance protein RGA1, whose translation is MDAFAGKIIEGIASLAVEEFRFIWNLKADQERIKRITTSIKAVILDAEAKATNNQISNWLEELKDVLYDADDLLDDFSTEALRSKTIKEVKTLFSWKNKMAYAHKMGRKMKGIRKRLDDIANDRHVLQLRDCSIEPPVSYRGRRQTYSFVGEDEVFGRQKEKLLIKSYLLGNNSVTSNLSVIPIVGIGGLGKTTLAQLVCNDKAVRNYFKLIMWVCVSDEFDIRQIAQKMIGHNNKDCEVEEVQQELRKKIERKKYLLVLDDVWSEDRELWLQLNSLLMEGAKGSMVIVTTRSQKVAKIMGTEPPLFLKGMDVETSWKLFCRVAFDREKEPNDLELVAIGRDIVKKCSGVPLAIRTIGSLLYSRNLGRSDWIYFRDVEFSKIDPQKDEIFAILKLSYDHLPSPLKNCFSYCSLFPKGFMFEKNTLIQLWVAEGFIRTTDDIRSAEDIGHEYFMNLLSMSLFEAATTNDCGDVTAYKMHDLIHDLSLLVVGREYAVVGEKEVNVGKKTRYLSYNIPLFSAATLSSYLLNGDKLRTFHVPRQPIHSSRDLVFSFGSLISLRCLRVLTLCALDITVVPKGIEELKHLRYIDLQGNVNIQSLPSEITSLYNLQTLKLSNCSNLKELPADINKMMSLRHLELDSCASLTCMPPGLEQLTGLQTLTLFVLGHGSKLSLSELNGLNNLRGKLKIKGLNSLRGIAANVESAKVLLQKPHLQELELQWQWQCEEEAISLVKDPLFNRGFKTTIQQEEDGLKDEVILEGLQPHQSIKRLVINGFCGKKLPDWIGNLTELAVLEINNCDGLTSLPEGLRNLKSLQRLCIYSCSQLEESCARNHGDEWNKISHIPKVLILPLPPSLLKYIN
- the LOC114925797 gene encoding uncharacterized protein is translated as MELPVETGVVSMGVMQDAVLSEEITSYSFTSAIWRGFIPPRVELFSWFVLIERVNTKDRLCRLGVIDQLDNMCALCCKSVESAFHLFLGCELTWQVWSAWLFALGREWSIPGTLKQHFESWTNASQRKYERKRWLIGFFAVIWAIWLERNDRVFRNQDSGVVEIINRSFMLSDEWISGTTLGC